One Halarcobacter ebronensis genomic window carries:
- a CDS encoding phospholipase effector Tle1 domain-containing protein produces the protein MGKKERFIGEVYYNNDEFMIKESFSLVNSSKIYIDDERSRCAYMVISKEEAKELSGSLDDEQKVLNDIKNKYGAIVRQAIKEEEKYKKQYKDSFLSSVDIDSKIVYLQSIPIIYGKKFETFLKAKEFYCEQKNLDDEKKEEDISAGVAYLKKSKEKCNDILDIERRKFNVNLKTSDSKQAYALIMVPYVYNKKNEEMVLTLEEGTDSLTLMPKTKVEYGVFFDGTNNNMYNIEFYQDYKKYMSEQCEYINENINNSFPKRQFQYSSYIEVITYHPDPENYPNIMNLVRDEITDKIRYFQASANIKNNYGKDNASKDAKEVFGFLLEVRNTLKGEDSFLENMVESMQGINGVTGKEEEIDELIIKKILPSNSDSSSYTNGYTNIKRLYEHYEGADSFSKNPNAHEYDLRRFRVYASGSGTVDPFDNNSLDDDSMVGLGLGLGKTGVHAHILYICHKIATELRNNKLSHIDELVLDTFGFSRGATEARHFVCSIQEKFELINDEQNYLKYALDTKEKDIFSCFYPNQDGLYTKVGKKVYFNPLRTDIKQVSETVSSGQSATIYHQNPYYNEAEISIDAISFRHVNIVDTVTHLGVKQSNDWKDLKIDFKKDKVGSVFHLMAADEYRYNFDAYSIFKDKYEGIFKEEGNFKEFMVPGAHADVGGGYENFGSVESVKIMDYYSGDNNKIKAWNNKYRWIDNEDIDIQGVDSFYNLQKDGIFYKKSSSYNQENVSGVIMCRTNLSWEYELVTLYLMHNEAIDKFKNKSEKDRVPLNRLLDKYKLSSIKTLNDKELKLLYDIKNKLEEHSASTYDKKEKELHLSLRSKFIHHSSSFGIVNKPSTKGNKFSNEEIYGKRSIYGSTGDKFS, from the coding sequence ATGGGTAAAAAAGAGAGATTTATTGGAGAGGTTTATTATAACAATGATGAGTTTATGATAAAAGAGTCTTTTTCTTTAGTGAATTCTAGCAAAATCTATATTGATGATGAGCGAAGTAGATGTGCATATATGGTTATATCAAAAGAAGAAGCAAAAGAACTATCTGGAAGTTTAGATGATGAACAAAAAGTCTTAAATGATATAAAAAATAAATATGGAGCAATAGTTAGACAAGCTATAAAAGAGGAAGAAAAGTATAAAAAACAATATAAAGACTCTTTTTTAAGTAGTGTAGATATAGATAGTAAAATAGTTTATCTTCAATCTATACCAATAATCTATGGAAAAAAATTTGAGACATTTTTAAAAGCTAAAGAGTTTTATTGTGAACAGAAAAATTTAGATGATGAAAAAAAAGAGGAAGATATAAGTGCAGGTGTTGCATATCTTAAAAAATCAAAAGAAAAATGTAATGATATCTTAGATATAGAGAGAAGAAAGTTTAATGTAAATCTAAAAACTTCTGATTCAAAACAAGCCTATGCTTTAATAATGGTACCCTATGTTTATAATAAAAAAAATGAAGAAATGGTTCTTACTTTAGAAGAAGGAACTGACTCTTTAACTTTGATGCCTAAAACTAAAGTGGAGTATGGAGTTTTTTTTGATGGTACAAATAACAATATGTACAATATTGAGTTTTATCAAGATTATAAAAAGTATATGAGTGAGCAGTGTGAGTATATTAATGAAAATATAAATAATAGTTTTCCAAAAAGACAATTTCAATATAGTTCATATATTGAAGTTATAACTTACCACCCAGACCCAGAAAACTACCCAAATATTATGAATCTTGTAAGAGATGAAATAACAGATAAAATAAGATATTTTCAAGCAAGTGCAAATATAAAAAATAATTATGGCAAAGACAATGCCTCAAAAGATGCAAAAGAGGTTTTTGGTTTTTTACTTGAAGTTAGAAATACCCTAAAAGGTGAAGATAGTTTTCTTGAAAATATGGTAGAGAGTATGCAAGGTATAAATGGAGTTACAGGAAAAGAAGAAGAGATAGATGAACTAATCATCAAAAAAATCCTTCCATCAAATAGTGATAGTAGTAGTTATACAAATGGATATACAAATATAAAAAGACTATATGAACACTATGAAGGAGCAGATAGTTTCTCAAAAAATCCAAATGCCCACGAATATGATTTAAGAAGATTTAGAGTATATGCTTCTGGTTCTGGTACTGTTGATCCTTTTGATAATAATTCTTTGGATGATGACTCAATGGTTGGGCTTGGTTTAGGTCTTGGTAAAACAGGAGTTCATGCTCATATTTTATATATTTGTCATAAAATAGCAACTGAACTAAGAAATAATAAATTATCCCATATAGATGAACTTGTTTTAGATACATTCGGTTTTAGTAGAGGTGCAACAGAAGCTAGACACTTTGTATGTTCTATTCAAGAAAAGTTTGAGCTTATAAATGATGAACAAAATTATCTAAAATATGCACTTGATACAAAAGAGAAAGATATATTTTCATGTTTTTATCCAAATCAAGATGGCTTATATACAAAGGTTGGTAAAAAGGTTTATTTTAATCCTCTTCGAACTGATATAAAACAAGTAAGTGAAACAGTAAGTAGTGGGCAATCAGCTACAATATATCATCAAAATCCATATTATAATGAAGCAGAAATCTCAATAGATGCCATCTCTTTTAGACATGTAAATATAGTAGATACCGTAACTCATCTTGGAGTGAAACAATCAAATGACTGGAAAGATTTAAAAATAGATTTCAAAAAAGATAAAGTTGGTTCAGTATTTCATCTAATGGCAGCAGATGAATACCGATATAATTTTGATGCATATTCAATCTTTAAAGATAAATATGAAGGAATATTCAAAGAAGAGGGTAACTTCAAAGAGTTTATGGTTCCTGGAGCTCATGCTGATGTTGGTGGTGGATATGAAAACTTTGGTTCTGTTGAGAGTGTAAAAATTATGGATTATTATTCAGGCGATAATAATAAAATAAAAGCTTGGAATAATAAATACAGATGGATAGATAATGAAGATATAGATATACAAGGAGTAGATAGCTTTTATAATCTACAAAAAGATGGTATATTTTATAAAAAGTCATCATCTTATAACCAAGAAAATGTAAGTGGAGTGATAATGTGTCGAACAAACCTTTCTTGGGAGTATGAACTTGTAACTTTATATTTGATGCACAATGAAGCAATTGATAAGTTTAAAAATAAAAGTGAAAAAGATAGAGTACCTTTAAATAGATTGCTAGATAAGTATAAACTATCAAGTATAAAAACACTAAATGACAAGGAACTAAAACTTTTATATGATATAAAAAATAAGTTAGAAGAACATAGTGCCTCAACTTATGATAAAAAAGAAAAAGAGTTACATCTAAGTTTAAGAAGTAAATTTATACATCACTCTTCAAGTTTTGGAATTGTAAATAAACCTTCAACTAAAGGAAATAAGTTTTCGAATGAAGAAATATATGGAAAAAGAAGTATTTATGGCTCAACAGGAGATAAATTTTCTTAA
- a CDS encoding tetratricopeptide repeat protein produces MQIPQLQKLLIILLTIIVLNGCNKEIEDIPLEKEQKDISKINIDEVLRNFDKKDKDILCKELVNKKEEYLECVKEAVKNKPTIKNLEYLAGLYVVKREFQNAIKVYEEAIKKGSKKATYSLAGLYNEQTKQREKAKKLFMSIKEYKDSTCQIGGILALKDNDDAFDFYEDQIKKGNNKAYICQGLLHVKERNYYEAKDSYEKLLSLGDKEAYFYLGNLYSAYLLKHGRAIDSYTKAAKELEDGNERKVLSMLNLGAEYASYNRYDDAVYWLVQALKAKKIEFPIEYKEVNPLESLVYLYRKTNNEENMIKVLKKLQELGESGGYSDLAIYYKKHKNYKKAEEIFRECINKGFGDCAAGLGTMYYDLGDKDKTKESYMIGVSMGNSYSMRGLALYYKLMEKDYKKSIFWFKKATKLGDEIAARNLAWLYEKELKDEEKAKIWFKKAYDLGDKSLEKKLKKLGVL; encoded by the coding sequence ATGCAAATACCCCAGCTACAAAAACTACTAATAATACTGCTCACAATAATTGTACTAAATGGTTGCAATAAAGAGATAGAAGATATACCATTAGAAAAAGAGCAAAAAGATATATCAAAAATAAATATAGATGAAGTTCTAAGAAACTTTGATAAAAAAGATAAAGATATTTTGTGTAAAGAGTTAGTAAATAAAAAAGAAGAATATTTAGAGTGTGTAAAAGAAGCAGTAAAAAATAAACCAACAATAAAAAATCTAGAATACTTAGCAGGATTATATGTAGTAAAAAGAGAATTTCAAAATGCTATAAAAGTATATGAAGAGGCAATAAAAAAGGGAAGTAAAAAAGCAACTTACTCATTAGCTGGTTTGTATAATGAACAAACAAAACAAAGAGAAAAAGCAAAAAAACTATTTATGAGTATAAAAGAATATAAAGATTCAACTTGCCAAATAGGAGGAATATTAGCTTTAAAAGATAATGATGATGCCTTTGATTTCTATGAAGACCAAATAAAAAAAGGGAATAATAAAGCCTATATCTGCCAAGGCTTACTACATGTAAAAGAGAGAAATTATTATGAAGCAAAAGATTCCTATGAAAAACTGCTTAGCCTAGGAGATAAAGAGGCATATTTTTATTTAGGTAATTTGTATTCAGCATATTTGCTTAAACATGGAAGAGCAATAGATAGTTATACCAAAGCAGCAAAAGAGTTAGAAGATGGAAATGAGAGAAAAGTGCTTTCAATGCTTAATTTAGGTGCTGAATATGCAAGTTATAATAGATATGATGATGCTGTTTATTGGTTAGTTCAAGCTTTAAAAGCAAAAAAAATAGAGTTTCCAATTGAATATAAAGAAGTAAATCCTTTAGAATCTTTAGTATATTTGTATAGAAAAACAAATAATGAAGAAAATATGATAAAAGTTTTAAAAAAATTGCAAGAGCTTGGAGAAAGTGGTGGGTATTCTGATTTAGCAATATATTATAAAAAACATAAGAATTATAAAAAAGCAGAAGAGATATTTAGGGAGTGTATTAATAAAGGATTTGGTGATTGTGCTGCTGGGTTAGGTACAATGTATTATGATTTAGGAGATAAAGATAAAACAAAAGAATCTTATATGATTGGTGTTTCAATGGGTAATTCTTATTCGATGAGAGGGTTAGCACTATATTATAAATTAATGGAAAAAGATTATAAAAAGTCTATATTTTGGTTTAAAAAAGCAACTAAATTAGGAGATGAAATCGCTGCGCGAAACTTAGCATGGTTATATGAAAAAGAGTTAAAAGATGAAGAAAAAGCAAAAATATGGTTTAAAAAGGCTTATGATTTAGGGGATAAAAGCTTAGAAAAAAAACTTAAAAAGCTGGGAGTTTTATAA
- a CDS encoding DUF2201 family putative metallopeptidase yields MDNTSYDEVFQKIRINFLFNHPFLSVLALSIPTIYQENSNSAFQTNGNEIHIDLKKLEKYSNEEITYLYAHTLLHIVLKHPYRQKTRERRVWNQACDLVINLILSTFSNVGQMPLDEVLDLDLKDKCVEEVYEILYKKEEKEQNQESNEGEKQNSEIKTTPNKKGDLETNIYDKSKMDLEEVSDEKRNEKEREKLDGIIIQALSIAKKNSREYEGMAIEIDTLIKPEISFQDILKEYLIASLFEKTTTYDRPNKRFIHNGLYLPGSKKNDELIEVFIALDSSSSVTLDEYKRFLGVVKDVCDGFYEYQVTVLPFDLKVKEEYIINFDSFNPLIEEKLFIPKSDGGTDFDEVLRFLKKSSEIKSNNLLMVLTDGEFTISEALVCSTLFVVSEKKNIKRFESFGRVIQFDL; encoded by the coding sequence ATGGACAATACATCATATGATGAAGTCTTTCAAAAAATACGAATAAACTTCCTTTTTAATCACCCTTTTTTATCTGTATTAGCACTATCTATTCCAACTATTTATCAAGAAAATAGTAACTCAGCTTTTCAAACAAATGGAAATGAGATACATATTGATTTGAAAAAACTTGAAAAATATAGTAATGAAGAGATAACTTATCTTTATGCTCATACTTTATTACATATAGTATTAAAACACCCCTATAGGCAAAAAACAAGAGAAAGAAGAGTTTGGAATCAAGCATGTGATTTGGTTATAAACTTGATTCTTTCAACTTTTTCAAATGTGGGACAAATGCCCTTAGATGAAGTTTTAGATTTAGATTTAAAAGATAAGTGTGTTGAAGAGGTTTATGAAATTTTATATAAAAAAGAGGAAAAAGAACAGAATCAAGAGTCAAATGAGGGTGAAAAACAAAATAGTGAGATAAAAACTACTCCAAATAAAAAAGGTGATTTAGAGACCAATATTTATGATAAATCTAAGATGGATTTGGAAGAGGTAAGTGATGAAAAAAGAAATGAGAAAGAGAGAGAAAAACTTGATGGTATTATAATTCAAGCTTTATCTATAGCCAAAAAGAACTCCCGTGAGTATGAAGGTATGGCAATAGAGATTGATACTTTGATAAAACCAGAAATATCTTTTCAAGATATATTAAAAGAGTACTTAATAGCATCACTATTTGAAAAAACAACAACTTATGATAGACCAAATAAGAGATTTATACATAATGGTTTATATCTTCCTGGAAGTAAAAAAAATGATGAGTTAATTGAGGTTTTTATAGCTTTAGATAGTAGTTCAAGTGTAACTTTAGATGAGTATAAAAGATTTTTAGGTGTAGTAAAAGATGTATGTGATGGTTTTTATGAATACCAAGTTACAGTGCTACCTTTTGATTTAAAAGTAAAAGAGGAATATATTATAAATTTTGACTCTTTTAATCCTTTGATTGAAGAAAAACTTTTTATCCCTAAAAGTGACGGAGGAACAGATTTTGATGAGGTATTAAGGTTTTTAAAAAAATCAAGTGAAATAAAAAGTAATAATCTTCTAATGGTTTTAACAGATGGTGAGTTTACCATAAGTGAAGCATTGGTTTGTAGTACTTTGTTTGTAGTAAGTGAAAAGAAAAATATAAAGAGGTTTGAAAGCTTTGGAAGAGTTATTCAATTTGACCTATAA
- a CDS encoding ATP-binding protein — MITPAIGTSELYKQLKALLDADIPCFIHGSPGIGKSYIVNDIAKRSDLQLIDVRLSQLDAVDLRGIPTIKNEQTKWMPPIFLPSDENSKGILFLDELNSAPLSVQAAIYQLVLDRKIGEYTLPKGWRIICAGNKINDKGIVFKLPSPLINRMVHIVLEAKYDDFKGWAIKNEIHPFIIGFLGFRPDLLSSEVPSSTETNPAFCTPRAWNMLSNIIKRNEEIASLHPIIYGTVGYGAAIEFISFVKVYKTLPNIDAILEGKSEMVPNEPSALYALCAAIIEKYSNKEQAVNLFLYVKHLPVEFNVMLIKDLIVKDEDIAELEAFDAWMEQYGQYII, encoded by the coding sequence ATGATTACACCAGCAATTGGAACAAGCGAATTATATAAACAATTAAAGGCACTTTTAGATGCTGATATTCCATGTTTTATTCACGGAAGTCCTGGTATTGGAAAATCATATATAGTAAATGACATTGCAAAAAGAAGTGACTTACAACTAATTGATGTGAGATTATCTCAACTTGATGCAGTTGATTTAAGGGGAATTCCTACAATAAAAAACGAACAAACTAAATGGATGCCACCAATTTTTCTACCAAGTGATGAAAATTCAAAAGGAATTTTGTTTTTAGATGAATTAAACTCTGCTCCACTTTCAGTACAAGCTGCAATTTATCAGTTGGTTCTTGATAGAAAAATAGGTGAATATACACTTCCAAAAGGGTGGAGAATTATCTGTGCGGGTAATAAAATAAATGATAAGGGAATTGTTTTTAAACTTCCTAGTCCTCTTATAAATAGAATGGTTCATATTGTACTTGAAGCAAAATATGATGATTTTAAAGGTTGGGCAATCAAAAATGAGATACACCCTTTTATTATTGGATTTTTAGGTTTTAGACCAGATCTTTTAAGTAGTGAAGTTCCAAGCTCAACTGAGACAAATCCTGCTTTTTGTACTCCTAGAGCTTGGAATATGCTCTCAAATATCATAAAAAGAAATGAAGAGATAGCAAGTCTGCATCCAATCATTTATGGAACAGTTGGATATGGTGCTGCAATTGAGTTTATCTCTTTTGTAAAAGTTTATAAAACACTACCAAATATTGATGCAATTTTGGAAGGGAAAAGTGAAATGGTTCCCAATGAACCAAGTGCTTTATATGCTTTATGTGCTGCAATTATTGAAAAATATAGCAATAAAGAGCAAGCTGTAAATCTATTTTTGTATGTAAAACATCTACCAGTTGAGTTTAATGTAATGCTTATAAAAGATTTAATTGTAAAAGATGAAGATATAGCAGAACTTGAAGCTTTTGATGCTTGGATGGAGCAATATGGACAATACATCATATGA
- a CDS encoding bacteriohemerythrin has product MKNFENEKHLLNYDEIDELHREFLDIYNSVDSSSIDSYIQKLTALLQQSKRHFNVEEELMDKYSYPRSREHKDEHRKVLAEMQYFINNTNSLFGKKMLKAYYNEKLGDWFDLHLLSMDSDLTAFLKKVENGIV; this is encoded by the coding sequence ATGAAAAATTTTGAGAATGAAAAACACCTACTTAATTATGATGAAATTGATGAACTTCATAGGGAATTTTTAGATATTTACAATAGTGTAGATAGTTCTAGTATTGATAGTTATATCCAAAAGTTAACGGCACTTTTACAACAAAGCAAGAGACACTTTAATGTAGAAGAAGAACTTATGGATAAATATAGTTATCCAAGAAGTAGAGAACACAAAGATGAACATAGAAAAGTTCTTGCAGAGATGCAATATTTTATAAACAATACAAACTCACTATTTGGTAAAAAGATGCTAAAAGCTTACTATAACGAGAAGTTAGGAGATTGGTTTGATTTACACCTTTTAAGTATGGATAGTGATTTAACTGCATTCTTGAAAAAGGTAGAAAATGGGATTGTTTGA
- the sfsA gene encoding DNA/RNA nuclease SfsA, with product MKFDKLYSGKLIKRYKRFLADIVLDSGETITAHVPNSGAMTSCIEENCPVWVTFHDDKKRKLKYTLELTKMGENLICTNTGVANKIAIEAIENGTIKELQGYKNLKPEQKYGQNSRIDILLEDENKKCYVEIKSVSLRLNNTLAFPDAVTSRGTKHLLELEQMVKEGHRSVMLYVIQRTDNLPFRLAEEIDKKYAKTFEEVTKNGVEVLVYQSEIDLEEIKIIKKIS from the coding sequence ATGAAATTTGACAAACTATACAGTGGTAAACTAATAAAAAGATATAAAAGATTTTTGGCTGATATTGTTTTGGATAGTGGAGAAACTATAACTGCTCATGTACCAAATAGTGGGGCTATGACCAGCTGTATTGAAGAGAACTGTCCTGTTTGGGTAACTTTCCATGATGATAAAAAAAGAAAACTAAAATATACTTTGGAGCTTACTAAAATGGGTGAAAATCTTATTTGTACCAATACAGGAGTTGCAAATAAGATTGCAATTGAAGCAATAGAAAATGGCACAATAAAAGAGCTTCAAGGTTACAAAAATCTAAAACCTGAACAAAAATATGGACAAAATAGTAGAATTGATATTCTTTTAGAAGATGAAAACAAAAAGTGTTATGTTGAGATAAAAAGCGTAAGTTTAAGGCTAAATAATACCCTTGCTTTTCCTGATGCAGTTACTTCAAGAGGAACAAAACATCTTTTAGAGTTAGAACAAATGGTAAAAGAGGGTCACCGTTCTGTTATGCTATATGTTATACAAAGAACTGACAATCTACCTTTTAGATTAGCAGAAGAGATTGATAAAAAATATGCAAAGACTTTTGAAGAGGTTACTAAAAATGGTGTAGAAGTTTTAGTCTACCAATCAGAAATAGATTTAGAAGAGATAAAAATAATAAAAAAGATTAGTTAA
- a CDS encoding YgaP-like transmembrane domain, protein MNKYDKIRNFCRKFRIIIGILLIAAGVYTGIFWFYLGVIPLIVGLIDFCPICIFTKKCTPKNL, encoded by the coding sequence ATGAATAAATATGACAAAATTAGAAACTTTTGTAGAAAGTTTAGGATTATAATTGGGATTTTATTAATTGCTGCAGGTGTTTATACTGGAATTTTTTGGTTTTATTTAGGGGTAATACCTTTAATTGTAGGACTTATTGATTTCTGCCCTATTTGTATTTTCACTAAAAAGTGTACACCTAAAAATCTCTAA
- a CDS encoding IclR family transcriptional regulator, whose translation MSSQLKSLSKGLIVYKEIVNYGKPILASTLCQKLDINKSTMSRILKTLKDEDYIIYLDGSSEVIAKNLENIDLKKTRIQLLVEKSKPLLEEIHKKTNECSYLGIFDNYKVLYLNQVDNSNRKIKTRNSIGLQTPLHTNALGKSILAFGNYSVDNLKLEQYTLNTITDIELLKKSLQEVLENGYSLDIGEYQDNMQCVAVPLFNHENILLGAVGISGTKDRLSLEKLKSLGKEILDIVEEYEIIC comes from the coding sequence ATGTCTTCACAACTTAAATCTCTCTCTAAAGGTCTTATTGTTTACAAAGAGATAGTAAACTATGGAAAACCAATTTTAGCTTCAACCCTTTGTCAAAAGCTTGATATAAACAAAAGCACAATGTCTAGAATTTTAAAAACCCTAAAAGATGAAGATTATATTATCTATTTAGATGGGAGTAGTGAAGTTATAGCAAAAAACTTGGAGAATATAGATTTAAAAAAAACAAGAATTCAACTTTTGGTTGAAAAGAGCAAACCTCTTCTTGAAGAGATTCATAAAAAAACAAATGAGTGCTCATACCTTGGTATTTTTGATAACTATAAAGTTTTATATCTAAATCAGGTAGATAATTCTAATAGAAAAATTAAAACAAGAAATAGTATAGGACTTCAAACCCCTTTACATACAAATGCTTTGGGAAAATCAATTTTAGCTTTTGGAAACTATAGTGTAGATAATCTAAAATTAGAACAATATACTCTAAATACAATTACAGACATAGAACTTTTGAAAAAGAGCTTGCAAGAGGTTTTAGAAAATGGCTACTCTTTGGATATAGGTGAATATCAAGATAATATGCAGTGTGTTGCTGTACCTCTATTTAATCATGAAAATATACTTTTAGGAGCAGTTGGAATCTCTGGAACGAAAGATAGATTGTCTTTGGAAAAACTAAAAAGTTTAGGTAAAGAGATTTTAGATATTGTGGAAGAGTATGAGATTATCTGTTAG
- a CDS encoding DJ-1/PfpI family protein: MSKKILIIAGDFVEDYELMVPFQCLKMLGHTVDVICPDKKAGEHVKTAIHDFEGDQTYTEKPGHNFTLNASFDEIDETSYDALFIPGGRAPEYIRLNQRVLEIVKHFDAKNKPIGSVCHGIQVLVAAGIIKGRTCSSYPACSPDVNINGGTWVDVGFEAAHVDGNLVSAAAWPAHPELLAKFNELL, translated from the coding sequence ATGTCAAAAAAGATTCTTATTATTGCAGGTGATTTTGTAGAAGATTATGAGCTTATGGTTCCTTTTCAATGCCTTAAAATGTTAGGTCATACAGTTGATGTTATTTGTCCAGACAAAAAAGCAGGAGAGCATGTAAAAACTGCAATTCATGATTTTGAAGGTGATCAAACTTATACAGAGAAACCAGGTCACAATTTTACTTTGAATGCAAGTTTTGATGAAATAGATGAAACTAGTTATGATGCACTTTTTATCCCTGGCGGTAGAGCTCCTGAATATATTAGGTTAAATCAAAGAGTGTTAGAGATAGTAAAACATTTTGATGCAAAAAATAAACCAATTGGTTCAGTATGCCATGGAATTCAAGTTTTAGTGGCAGCAGGGATTATCAAAGGAAGAACTTGTTCTTCTTATCCAGCTTGTTCTCCAGATGTAAATATTAATGGTGGAACTTGGGTTGATGTAGGTTTTGAAGCAGCACATGTGGATGGAAATCTTGTTTCAGCTGCAGCTTGGCCAGCTCATCCAGAACTTTTAGCAAAATTTAACGAACTTTTATAA
- a CDS encoding alpha/beta fold hydrolase — translation MKKEKIYLIPGLMNNEELWSKIKPQLEKSFELIHIPIPNSDDFEEAIKELDKSFDEEKINLVGFSLGAYLASYYISKRANRIKKAFLISGTPSSLKKAENERRELLLKQLDNLKFKSLSLLIIKAHLNKENKENSELINLIHRMFLSFSLDEYKIQLRSTFNRVDLHNELISSNIPIKLLYSKGDKLLNQNSIKKMREKASKIEMLVMEGRSHMLPLEEPEIVAKEIKEWFSFI, via the coding sequence ATGAAAAAAGAGAAAATATACTTAATTCCGGGACTAATGAACAACGAGGAGCTTTGGAGTAAAATAAAACCCCAGCTTGAAAAGAGTTTTGAACTAATACATATTCCCATCCCAAACAGTGATGATTTTGAAGAGGCAATTAAAGAACTAGACAAATCTTTTGATGAAGAGAAAATAAATCTTGTAGGTTTCTCTTTGGGGGCTTATTTAGCTTCCTACTATATTTCAAAAAGAGCCAATAGAATAAAAAAGGCTTTTTTGATATCAGGAACTCCAAGTTCACTTAAAAAAGCAGAAAATGAGAGAAGAGAGCTTCTCTTAAAGCAACTAGATAACTTAAAATTCAAAAGTTTATCACTACTAATTATAAAAGCACATCTTAACAAAGAGAATAAAGAGAATAGTGAATTAATAAATTTGATTCATAGAATGTTTTTAAGTTTTAGTTTAGATGAGTATAAGATACAATTGCGCTCAACATTTAATAGAGTTGATTTACATAATGAGTTAATAAGCTCAAATATACCAATAAAACTTTTATACTCAAAAGGGGATAAACTCTTAAACCAAAACTCAATAAAAAAGATGAGAGAAAAAGCTTCAAAGATAGAGATGCTTGTTATGGAAGGCAGAAGCCATATGTTACCTTTGGAAGAGCCAGAGATTGTTGCAAAAGAGATAAAAGAGTGGTTTAGTTTCATATAG
- a CDS encoding DUF3095 family protein — MSNRTFFRDLKAINSFEKLYIDEVYKEVPSDWYLLASDIKNSTLKIEEGKYKEINMVGAMTIIAILNIDKTLDLPFVFGGDGAFLLIPKFIYEQSKQVLLALKELAKESYDLDLRVGLISLLELQKEKKSILVAKYSSNAEFSQALIRGEGLDYFDYLLKKDEKYHLKGKPKKDFSLDLQGLECRWQYIKSTKDESISLIFKCLNQDSYKDILNGIESIIGDVQSRHPLSIENLNLAFDSSNLSVEASIFSKTFLKKQIVLFKLRVINLLGSLLMGLKIGQWANYKKRIVQSADIQKFDNMVKMVFSTSYEKSEELENYLENKFKKSILVYGLHKSKYSLMTCLIFERHGKHIHFIDTSNGGYALAASALKKRLKNEKRENILNSGTNEQRGALE, encoded by the coding sequence GTGAGTAACAGAACTTTCTTTAGAGACTTAAAAGCAATTAATAGTTTTGAAAAACTATATATTGATGAAGTGTATAAAGAGGTTCCCTCTGATTGGTATTTACTTGCAAGTGATATAAAAAATTCAACTTTGAAAATAGAAGAGGGTAAATACAAAGAGATAAATATGGTTGGTGCAATGACTATTATTGCAATTTTAAATATTGATAAAACCCTTGATTTGCCTTTTGTTTTTGGGGGAGATGGTGCTTTTTTATTAATACCAAAATTTATATATGAGCAGTCTAAACAAGTTCTTTTAGCTCTTAAAGAACTTGCAAAAGAGTCTTATGATTTGGATTTGAGAGTAGGGCTTATATCTTTATTAGAACTTCAAAAAGAGAAAAAATCTATATTAGTTGCAAAATATAGTTCAAACGCTGAATTTTCTCAAGCATTAATAAGAGGTGAGGGTTTAGACTATTTTGATTATTTACTGAAAAAAGATGAGAAGTATCATTTAAAAGGTAAACCTAAAAAAGATTTTTCCCTTGATTTGCAAGGATTAGAGTGTAGATGGCAATATATTAAATCTACAAAAGATGAATCTATCTCTTTAATTTTTAAATGCCTAAATCAGGATAGTTATAAAGATATCTTAAATGGCATTGAGAGTATAATAGGTGATGTACAAAGCAGACATCCCCTTTCAATAGAAAATTTGAATTTAGCTTTTGATAGTAGCAATTTAAGTGTTGAGGCATCAATTTTTTCTAAAACTTTTTTAAAAAAGCAAATAGTCCTTTTCAAACTAAGAGTTATTAATCTTTTGGGATCTCTTCTTATGGGGTTAAAAATAGGGCAATGGGCAAATTACAAAAAAAGAATTGTTCAAAGTGCAGATATTCAAAAGTTTGATAATATGGTAAAAATGGTATTTTCAACTTCCTATGAAAAGAGTGAAGAGTTGGAAAATTATTTAGAAAATAAGTTTAAGAAGAGTATTTTAGTTTATGGCTTGCATAAATCAAAGTATAGTTTAATGACTTGTTTGATTTTTGAAAGGCATGGAAAACATATACATTTTATAGATACAAGTAATGGAGGTTATGCTCTTGCAGCATCTGCATTGAAAAAGAGATTAAAAAATGAAAAAAGAGAAAATATACTTAATTCCGGGACTAATGAACAACGAGGAGCTTTGGAGTAA